A single region of the Corallococcus silvisoli genome encodes:
- a CDS encoding aldo/keto reductase has translation MAGLALSALAQTPPTPGPRMLTRPIPKSGEALPVIGLGTWQTFDVSGAANERAPLAQVLQAFFASGARLIDSSPMYGRSEAVVGELLRQSGQDKTPFLATKVWTRGKAEGAAQMQASLQKMGHGRMDLMQVHNLVDVDVHLPALRELKAAKKLRYIGVTHYARSAFDDLERHIRSSALDFVQLPYSLAMRDAEARLLPAAKEHGVAVLVMEPFDQGNLFRKMKGRPLPDWAAEFDCTSWAQFFLKFILGHPAVNCPLPATSDPAHLEDNVKAGLGRLPDEKTRARMVKLLQA, from the coding sequence GTGGCGGGGCTCGCCCTCTCCGCGCTCGCCCAGACGCCCCCCACCCCCGGTCCCCGCATGCTCACCCGCCCCATCCCCAAGTCCGGCGAAGCGCTCCCCGTCATCGGCCTCGGCACCTGGCAGACCTTCGACGTCAGCGGCGCCGCGAACGAGCGCGCGCCCCTGGCCCAGGTCCTCCAGGCGTTCTTCGCCTCGGGCGCGCGCCTCATCGACTCGTCTCCCATGTACGGCCGCTCCGAAGCCGTCGTGGGCGAGCTCCTGAGGCAGTCCGGCCAGGACAAGACGCCCTTCCTCGCCACCAAGGTCTGGACGCGCGGCAAGGCGGAGGGCGCCGCCCAGATGCAGGCCTCCCTCCAGAAGATGGGCCACGGCCGCATGGACCTGATGCAGGTGCACAACCTGGTCGACGTGGACGTCCACCTCCCCGCGCTGCGCGAGCTGAAGGCCGCGAAGAAGCTCCGCTACATCGGCGTCACCCACTACGCGCGCAGCGCCTTCGACGACCTGGAGCGCCACATCCGGAGCAGCGCCCTGGACTTCGTGCAGCTGCCCTACTCGCTCGCGATGCGCGACGCCGAAGCGCGCCTGCTGCCCGCCGCGAAGGAGCACGGCGTCGCCGTGCTGGTGATGGAGCCCTTCGACCAGGGCAACCTCTTCCGCAAGATGAAGGGCCGCCCCCTGCCGGACTGGGCCGCGGAGTTCGACTGCACCAGCTGGGCCCAGTTCTTCCTCAAGTTCATCCTGGGCCACCCCGCCGTGAACTGCCCCCTCCCCGCCACGTCCGACCCCGCCCACCTGGAGGACAACGTGAAGGCGGGCCTGGGGCGCCTCCCGGACGAGAAGACCCGGGCGAGGATGGTGAAGCTGCTCCAGGCGTGA
- a CDS encoding LA_2272 family surface repeat-containing protein — protein MKRKVAVCVGVMVAVAAGTAGAEVPVVTAAPAGTAVTARTEVAPVKAGASPEVVGASEQRAAPVKAEASQAVGGATDPRAAPVKGAAPAKAGASPEVVGASEQRAAPVKAEASQAVGGATDPRVAPVKTGASQDPHAAPASSEEAGVLDSRPASAQAATPPDANGSVARTVAAPASALSPAPLVEATTGGEPARATETAVAQQRSETEEIHVPAVLMVMPHLSTAGAATERVVTTFALGMLATHAKRVDGLAMALGANWVGAELSGAQLALGVNVARGAASGGQFAVGANIATGDMDGIQSSVGLNVARGAARAGQFAVGGNVVGGALTGGQFSVGANIAGSGGVGGQFTVGANIATESLRGMQAAVGLNVASSLTGLQASSGLNYARQLDGAQLSLLNVGGDVSGAQVGLVNIAGKVAGLQLGLINVARESEGEALGLLSFIGNGQANVQLWASDIAYTNVAVKFGGRHFHTLLTVGFNPGTDTHRRRYVGGAGFGAHIPAGPVFFDLDVMGSAVHADNLFREGDGLNVLGQLRLVAGWQVAKRFALIGGVTGNTLVTWDNGDRWEELGIGPQWRSVSDGGRTTVRVWPGVLLGVQL, from the coding sequence ATGAAGCGCAAGGTCGCGGTGTGTGTCGGGGTGATGGTCGCGGTGGCTGCGGGAACGGCCGGAGCCGAGGTGCCCGTGGTGACTGCCGCCCCAGCCGGGACCGCGGTCACGGCGCGGACCGAAGTGGCTCCTGTGAAGGCGGGAGCGTCGCCGGAGGTGGTGGGCGCCTCGGAGCAGCGCGCGGCTCCCGTGAAGGCGGAAGCGTCGCAGGCGGTAGGTGGCGCCACGGATCCTCGTGCGGCGCCCGTGAAGGGTGCGGCCCCCGCGAAGGCAGGAGCGTCGCCGGAGGTGGTGGGCGCCTCGGAGCAGCGCGCGGCTCCCGTGAAGGCGGAAGCGTCGCAGGCGGTGGGCGGTGCCACGGATCCTCGCGTGGCTCCCGTGAAGACAGGAGCGTCGCAGGATCCGCACGCCGCGCCCGCGTCGTCGGAAGAGGCGGGTGTCCTGGACTCACGCCCTGCTTCCGCGCAAGCGGCGACGCCCCCGGACGCGAATGGATCCGTGGCTCGGACCGTCGCGGCTCCGGCCAGCGCGTTGTCGCCGGCGCCCCTCGTGGAGGCCACGACGGGCGGTGAGCCGGCGCGCGCCACGGAAACCGCCGTGGCCCAGCAGCGCTCGGAGACGGAGGAGATCCACGTCCCCGCGGTCCTGATGGTGATGCCGCACCTCAGCACGGCCGGCGCGGCCACGGAGCGGGTGGTGACGACGTTCGCGCTGGGCATGCTCGCGACGCATGCGAAGCGGGTGGACGGCCTGGCGATGGCGCTGGGGGCGAACTGGGTGGGCGCGGAGTTGTCCGGCGCGCAGCTCGCGCTCGGGGTCAACGTGGCGCGGGGCGCCGCGTCGGGCGGACAGTTCGCCGTGGGCGCCAACATCGCTACGGGCGATATGGATGGCATCCAGTCCTCGGTCGGCCTCAACGTGGCGCGGGGCGCGGCGCGGGCGGGCCAGTTCGCCGTGGGCGGCAACGTGGTGGGCGGCGCGCTGACGGGTGGGCAGTTCTCGGTGGGCGCGAACATCGCGGGCTCGGGTGGTGTCGGCGGCCAGTTCACGGTGGGCGCGAACATCGCGACCGAGTCACTGAGGGGCATGCAGGCGGCGGTGGGGCTCAACGTGGCCTCGTCGCTCACGGGCCTCCAGGCGTCCTCGGGCCTCAACTACGCGCGCCAACTGGACGGCGCGCAGTTGTCGCTGCTCAACGTGGGCGGGGATGTGTCCGGCGCGCAGGTGGGGCTCGTCAACATCGCGGGGAAGGTGGCCGGGCTCCAGCTCGGGTTGATCAACGTGGCCCGTGAGTCCGAGGGCGAGGCCCTGGGCCTCTTGAGCTTCATCGGCAACGGCCAGGCGAACGTGCAGCTGTGGGCCAGCGACATCGCGTACACCAACGTGGCGGTGAAGTTCGGGGGCCGGCACTTCCACACGCTGCTGACGGTGGGCTTCAACCCGGGCACCGACACGCACCGCCGCCGCTACGTGGGGGGCGCGGGCTTTGGCGCGCACATCCCCGCGGGCCCGGTGTTCTTCGACCTGGACGTGATGGGCAGCGCCGTCCATGCCGACAACCTCTTTCGCGAGGGCGACGGCCTGAACGTGCTCGGTCAGCTGCGGCTGGTGGCGGGCTGGCAGGTGGCGAAGCGGTTCGCGCTCATCGGAGGTGTCACCGGCAACACGCTGGTCACCTGGGACAATGGCGACCGGTGGGAGGAGTTGGGTATCGGTCCGCAATGGCGCAGCGTCTCCGATGGGGGCCGCACCACCGTGCGCGTGTGGCCGGGCGTGCTGCTGGGCGTGCAGCTCTAA
- a CDS encoding GIN domain-containing protein → MWKRLGVAVLAAGLMSGCYFTEDLQGNGNTITEARESPDFLVVENRGSLDVVVREGDAADVRVTLDENLQHRVRTFVSSDGTLVIETDGSFAPRGPARVDIQVPRMVGATQDGSGSLRVEGFERVKEDVRLVAKGSGALRFCGAVRTLEAKLSGSGSMELCAAGEGLAEWVDLFQSGSGTLAWSGMARQVRARTDGSGRMTLTGATNRLGARLDGSGGIEAQGLRAVDVDIVSEGSGHVAAFVDGGGVVVSLDSSGSVDLFGHALSTQVRVNGSGRVIWH, encoded by the coding sequence ATGTGGAAGCGCTTGGGAGTGGCCGTGCTCGCGGCGGGACTGATGTCCGGCTGCTACTTCACCGAAGATCTGCAGGGCAATGGCAACACCATCACGGAGGCGCGGGAGTCCCCTGACTTCCTCGTCGTGGAGAACCGGGGCTCGCTGGACGTGGTGGTGCGCGAGGGCGATGCCGCGGACGTGCGCGTCACCCTGGATGAGAACCTCCAGCACCGCGTGCGCACCTTCGTGTCCTCCGACGGCACGCTCGTCATCGAGACGGACGGCTCGTTCGCGCCGCGGGGGCCCGCGCGGGTGGACATCCAGGTGCCGCGCATGGTGGGCGCGACGCAGGATGGCTCCGGCTCCCTGCGCGTGGAGGGCTTCGAGCGGGTGAAGGAGGACGTGAGGCTGGTGGCGAAGGGCTCTGGCGCGCTGCGCTTCTGCGGCGCGGTGCGCACCCTGGAGGCGAAGCTCAGCGGCTCCGGGAGCATGGAGCTGTGCGCGGCCGGCGAGGGCCTGGCGGAGTGGGTGGACCTCTTCCAGTCCGGCTCCGGCACGCTGGCATGGTCCGGGATGGCGAGGCAGGTGCGCGCCCGCACGGACGGCTCCGGGCGCATGACGCTCACGGGGGCCACCAACCGGCTCGGGGCCCGGCTGGACGGCAGCGGCGGCATCGAGGCCCAGGGGCTCAGGGCCGTGGACGTGGACATCGTGTCGGAGGGGTCGGGGCACGTCGCCGCGTTCGTGGACGGGGGCGGGGTGGTCGTCTCGCTCGACTCGTCGGGCAGCGTGGACCTCTTCGGGCACGCGCTCTCCACCCAGGTGCGGGTCAACGGCAGCGGCCGCGTCATCTGGCACTGA
- a CDS encoding zinc-dependent alcohol dehydrogenase family protein gives MAGTMRAMVLHAPGQRLRQEALPIPEPGPEQVLLKVHACAVCRTDLHVVDGELPRPKLPLVPGHEIVASVVTAGERVRGFSPGARVGVPWLGWTCGHCRFCLSGRENLCDTARFTGYDLDGGFAEYTVADARYCFPLPPSYRDAEAAPLMCAGLIGFRSLRMAGEGPRLGLYGFGAAAHILIQVAKHQGRHVYGFTREGDATGQAFARELGAVWAGGSETPPPEPLDAAILFAPVGALVPAALRAVDKGGVVVCGGIHMSDIPSFPYSVLWEERVVRSVANLTRADAVDFLALAPRVPVRTEVRVFPLSAANEALQALREGRVRGAAVLDLTRADEG, from the coding sequence ATGGCAGGGACCATGCGGGCGATGGTGCTCCACGCACCGGGGCAACGCTTGCGGCAGGAGGCGCTGCCCATCCCGGAGCCCGGGCCGGAGCAGGTGTTGTTGAAGGTGCACGCCTGCGCCGTGTGCCGCACCGACCTGCACGTGGTGGACGGGGAGTTGCCCCGCCCGAAGCTGCCCCTGGTGCCGGGCCATGAAATCGTGGCCTCGGTGGTGACGGCGGGCGAGCGGGTGCGGGGCTTCTCTCCGGGAGCGCGCGTGGGCGTGCCGTGGCTGGGGTGGACCTGTGGGCACTGCCGCTTCTGTCTCTCGGGGCGGGAGAACCTCTGCGACACGGCGCGCTTCACGGGCTACGACCTCGACGGGGGCTTCGCGGAGTACACCGTCGCGGATGCGCGCTACTGCTTCCCGCTGCCGCCGTCGTACCGCGACGCGGAGGCCGCGCCGCTGATGTGCGCGGGGCTCATCGGCTTCCGCAGCCTGCGCATGGCGGGCGAAGGGCCCCGGCTGGGGCTGTATGGCTTTGGCGCCGCCGCGCACATCCTCATCCAGGTGGCGAAGCACCAGGGACGTCACGTGTATGGCTTCACGCGCGAGGGTGACGCGACGGGACAGGCCTTCGCGCGGGAGCTGGGCGCGGTGTGGGCGGGGGGCTCGGAGACGCCGCCGCCGGAGCCCCTGGACGCGGCCATCCTCTTCGCCCCCGTGGGCGCGCTGGTGCCCGCCGCGCTGCGCGCCGTGGACAAGGGCGGCGTGGTGGTGTGCGGCGGCATCCACATGAGCGACATCCCGTCCTTCCCCTATTCGGTGCTGTGGGAGGAGCGGGTGGTGCGCTCGGTGGCGAACCTCACGCGCGCGGACGCGGTGGACTTCCTGGCGCTCGCGCCGCGCGTGCCCGTGCGCACGGAGGTGCGGGTGTTTCCCCTGTCCGCCGCGAACGAGGCGCTCCAGGCCCTGCGCGAAGGGCGCGTGCGCGGGGCGGCGGTGCTGGACCTGACGCGGGCCGACGAGGGCTGA
- a CDS encoding S41 family peptidase, which produces MSFTLLMGGLLLATAPVPSAAPVPPASHGPYLEQRLTGAAYCYDPDSPVVQEAFRRPKPTPETRVDSAALADDVRFLHQLLRTTYSGWPELLAHRTFDPDRFFQDWSAKVAASGPTVSFQDGVLAPTIAVREALPDSHFGPHGLLTLLREEPRLTFHEYQTDAPAGLELESCDANSVPGAQADTLRVAPVLKADGSRGQRLTVSARGGGDTRTLRCGAASIPLAVRPPRPSRVYEPKDIYTYEPKGDVGIITIRRFSGPPEAEAGLRQFVADAPKHRKHKLLVFDLRGNGGGNNGYVYEWLDAMVRGPWFASGEVWMHGAFFPCFEWNTRVQRQAVDGRLDTPEAKAERQVLRAKWPVAPEPSRPVFDSGRVEGHAKTPYTGRIVVLVDRDSVSSGESGAEALHRATGAPMVGERTGGFLTYGNAPSFVLPRTGLPWVVPTKRNYFDAPLEGVGHAVQVYLDAEDLSRPVVELLPRLRKLP; this is translated from the coding sequence ATGTCCTTCACCTTGCTCATGGGGGGCTTGCTGCTGGCCACGGCCCCTGTGCCCTCCGCTGCTCCCGTTCCGCCCGCGTCGCATGGGCCCTACCTGGAGCAGCGGCTCACGGGCGCCGCGTATTGCTACGACCCGGACAGCCCCGTGGTGCAGGAGGCCTTCCGCCGACCGAAGCCCACGCCAGAGACGCGCGTGGACAGCGCCGCCCTGGCGGACGACGTGCGCTTCCTGCATCAACTCCTGCGCACCACGTACTCCGGCTGGCCGGAGCTGCTCGCGCATCGCACGTTCGATCCGGATCGCTTCTTCCAGGACTGGAGCGCGAAGGTGGCTGCGTCCGGGCCCACCGTGTCCTTCCAGGACGGCGTGCTCGCGCCGACCATCGCCGTCCGCGAGGCGCTGCCGGACAGCCACTTCGGTCCGCACGGACTGCTGACCCTGCTCCGCGAGGAACCCCGGCTGACGTTCCACGAATACCAAACCGACGCCCCCGCGGGGCTCGAGCTGGAGTCGTGTGACGCGAACAGCGTGCCGGGAGCGCAGGCGGACACGCTGCGGGTGGCGCCGGTGCTGAAGGCGGACGGCTCTCGCGGACAGCGGCTCACCGTGTCCGCGAGAGGCGGCGGGGACACGCGGACGCTGCGGTGTGGAGCGGCGTCCATCCCCCTCGCGGTCCGGCCTCCACGTCCGTCGCGTGTGTACGAGCCGAAGGACATCTACACGTACGAGCCGAAGGGCGACGTGGGCATCATCACGATCCGCCGCTTCTCGGGCCCTCCGGAAGCCGAAGCCGGCCTGCGCCAGTTCGTCGCGGACGCGCCGAAGCACCGCAAGCACAAGCTGTTGGTGTTCGACCTCCGGGGCAACGGCGGCGGCAACAACGGCTACGTGTACGAATGGTTGGACGCGATGGTGCGCGGGCCGTGGTTCGCCTCTGGCGAGGTGTGGATGCACGGCGCGTTCTTCCCGTGCTTCGAGTGGAACACGCGCGTGCAGCGGCAGGCGGTGGATGGACGGCTGGACACGCCGGAGGCGAAGGCGGAGCGTCAGGTGCTCCGCGCGAAGTGGCCCGTGGCGCCAGAGCCGTCGCGTCCCGTGTTCGACAGCGGCCGGGTGGAGGGCCACGCGAAGACGCCGTACACGGGGCGCATCGTGGTGCTGGTGGACCGCGACTCCGTTTCGTCGGGGGAGAGCGGGGCCGAGGCGCTGCACCGCGCCACCGGAGCCCCCATGGTCGGTGAGCGCACGGGCGGCTTCCTCACCTACGGCAACGCGCCCAGCTTCGTCCTGCCGCGCACGGGCCTGCCCTGGGTGGTACCCACCAAGCGCAACTACTTCGACGCTCCGCTGGAGGGAGTGGGACACGCCGTGCAGGTGTACCTGGACGCGGAGGACTTGAGCCGTCCGGTGGTGGAGCTGCTGCCCCGCCTGCGCAAGCTGCCGTGA
- a CDS encoding HPF/RaiA family ribosome-associated protein, giving the protein MKRALRITYRGMETSNTLNEHIRDHADKLEQFFDGITGCNVVVEEPHRHHAQGHQFHVRVELHVPGRDIVADRESTQLATHADAYQAVTDAFEAARRQLQHHADRRHEHHR; this is encoded by the coding sequence ATGAAGCGCGCACTGCGAATCACCTACCGGGGCATGGAGACGAGCAACACCCTCAACGAGCACATCCGCGACCACGCGGACAAGCTGGAGCAGTTCTTCGACGGCATCACCGGCTGCAACGTGGTGGTGGAGGAGCCGCACCGCCACCACGCGCAGGGCCATCAGTTCCACGTCCGGGTGGAGCTGCACGTGCCGGGCAGGGACATCGTCGCGGACCGCGAGTCGACGCAGCTCGCGACCCACGCGGATGCCTACCAGGCCGTCACCGACGCCTTCGAGGCCGCGCGGCGCCAGCTCCAGCACCACGCGGACCGGCGGCACGAGCACCACCGCTGA
- a CDS encoding porin family protein → MMRPLPFLTLALLSASAARAEGPRITPTLVGEVDYRVHADDIEGHNGFNLARFRLGARGEPVPWLAAVGTAEWAQEKPNILDAYVDLFVITGLRLSLGYAKTPLFPLARDQSIETLPIPELPLVTQAFWPRRDLGVEAQWTPATLPLEGWLRLGNGSGSPLGNDNAQPSVDVRLDVHHRGVRVGAGAHVEDAFDRPGIGGRLPQGFLFYRPPPVSGYRTVTEAHGRLDAGPVRVDVQAAAAWEHRSRDTDGNPATPRESLPLLRSQGLGVEASWVVRGRPREGAQWPQALAGVGSEGIPSGSLEVAARMERLWLGRGAADVVPGGATGGAVSLRWWVTSFLGVGVAGYVNHYDTPPVEEPTRDWTYLALLRTTVSMH, encoded by the coding sequence ATGATGCGCCCCCTTCCGTTCCTCACCCTGGCCCTGCTGTCCGCGTCGGCCGCGCGCGCGGAGGGTCCCCGCATCACGCCCACGCTGGTGGGCGAGGTGGACTACCGCGTCCACGCGGACGACATCGAAGGCCACAACGGGTTCAACCTGGCGCGCTTCCGGTTGGGCGCGCGAGGCGAGCCCGTGCCCTGGCTCGCCGCCGTGGGCACCGCGGAGTGGGCGCAGGAGAAGCCCAACATCCTCGACGCCTACGTCGACCTGTTCGTCATCACGGGCCTGCGCCTGTCGCTGGGCTACGCGAAGACGCCGCTGTTCCCGCTCGCGCGCGACCAGAGCATCGAGACGCTCCCCATCCCGGAGCTGCCCCTGGTGACGCAGGCCTTCTGGCCCCGCCGCGACCTGGGCGTGGAGGCGCAGTGGACGCCCGCGACGCTGCCCCTGGAAGGCTGGCTGCGCCTGGGCAACGGCTCCGGCAGCCCGCTGGGGAATGACAACGCCCAGCCCTCCGTGGACGTGCGCCTGGACGTGCACCACCGCGGCGTGCGCGTGGGCGCGGGCGCGCACGTGGAGGACGCCTTCGACCGGCCCGGCATCGGCGGGCGGCTGCCGCAGGGCTTCCTCTTCTACCGGCCACCGCCCGTGTCCGGCTACCGCACGGTGACGGAGGCCCACGGCCGGCTCGACGCGGGCCCCGTGCGCGTGGACGTGCAGGCGGCGGCCGCGTGGGAGCACCGTTCACGCGACACGGATGGCAACCCGGCCACGCCCCGCGAGTCCCTGCCCCTGCTGCGCAGCCAGGGCCTGGGCGTGGAGGCCTCCTGGGTGGTGCGAGGCAGGCCGCGCGAAGGCGCGCAGTGGCCCCAGGCGCTCGCGGGCGTGGGTTCGGAGGGCATCCCCTCCGGCTCGCTGGAGGTCGCCGCGCGCATGGAGCGGCTGTGGCTGGGACGTGGCGCCGCGGACGTGGTGCCCGGCGGCGCCACGGGCGGCGCGGTGTCCCTGCGCTGGTGGGTGACGAGCTTCCTGGGCGTGGGGGTCGCGGGCTACGTGAACCACTACGACACCCCGCCCGTGGAAGAGCCCACGCGCGACTGGACCTATCTGGCGCTGCTGCGGACGACGGTCAGCATGCACTGA
- a CDS encoding NHL repeat-containing protein, protein MRNLFLALVGMTLAVVGCSSSPEVSVPPDEPTVERGPKTIAVDGDPNGLWWDAESATLYMADDQNNRVLRYRDGEGISLVANLPAAPANGPGLGALARLADGTLVVVRFGGGTAGDVVYVRPDGTSAIIPNLPPQRRRIGITVTKDGELLDGYFVRNNNVNVGSVARLTLEGTEQEVVGALVKPVGVLAVGDTLFISDQIAGKVYRSPLSAPSQLVAFATLSSPDLLAVGPNDTLLTGSRDGTVLSIRQSGEVSVIAGGFQQPHGLAYDAKNKRLFIADHDGTPEDGTNHTLRIIPLE, encoded by the coding sequence ATGCGAAACCTCTTCCTTGCCCTCGTGGGCATGACGCTGGCGGTCGTGGGTTGCTCGTCGTCCCCCGAAGTGTCCGTTCCCCCGGACGAGCCCACCGTCGAGCGGGGCCCCAAGACCATCGCGGTGGATGGCGACCCCAACGGCCTCTGGTGGGACGCCGAGAGCGCGACCCTCTACATGGCCGACGACCAGAACAACCGCGTGCTGCGCTACCGCGACGGCGAGGGCATCTCGCTGGTGGCGAACCTGCCCGCGGCGCCCGCCAACGGCCCGGGCCTGGGCGCGCTGGCGCGGCTGGCGGACGGCACGCTGGTGGTGGTGCGCTTTGGCGGCGGCACCGCGGGCGACGTCGTCTACGTCCGGCCGGATGGCACCTCCGCCATCATCCCCAACCTTCCGCCCCAGCGCCGCCGCATCGGCATCACCGTCACGAAGGACGGGGAGCTGCTGGACGGCTACTTCGTGCGCAACAACAACGTGAACGTGGGCAGCGTGGCCCGGCTCACCCTGGAGGGCACCGAGCAGGAGGTCGTGGGCGCCCTGGTGAAGCCCGTGGGCGTGCTCGCGGTGGGGGACACGCTCTTCATCAGCGATCAGATCGCGGGCAAGGTGTACCGCTCGCCGCTCTCCGCGCCGTCGCAGTTGGTCGCCTTCGCCACGCTGTCCAGCCCGGACCTGCTGGCCGTGGGCCCCAACGACACGCTGCTCACCGGCAGCCGCGACGGCACCGTGCTGAGCATCCGGCAGTCGGGCGAGGTCAGCGTGATCGCGGGTGGCTTCCAGCAGCCGCACGGCCTGGCGTACGACGCGAAGAACAAGCGCCTCTTCATCGCCGACCACGACGGCACCCCGGAAGACGGCACGAACCACACGCTGCGCATCATCCCGCTCGAATGA
- a CDS encoding thioredoxin domain-containing protein: MKAPSPRGWLVLAGALWLGGIGAGVVALARYASTPGAVPATVAMWPEGTRLSRPPGRPVLVMLAHPKCACTRASVAELETLMAHVGGRVDAFVLFLRPEGLEDGWEQGELWRDAARIPGVTVLRDPDGSEAKHFGATTSGHVVLYGADGHLRFSGGITVARGHRGDSPGREALERVLREGGEGGDAPVYGCALEDPRTR, translated from the coding sequence ATGAAGGCCCCTTCCCCTCGTGGATGGCTGGTGCTCGCGGGGGCGCTGTGGTTGGGCGGCATCGGCGCCGGAGTCGTGGCGCTGGCCCGATACGCGAGCACCCCTGGGGCCGTGCCCGCGACGGTGGCGATGTGGCCGGAGGGGACGCGGCTCTCACGTCCCCCGGGGCGCCCGGTGCTGGTGATGCTCGCGCACCCGAAATGCGCCTGCACGCGGGCGAGCGTGGCGGAGCTGGAGACGCTGATGGCGCACGTGGGCGGACGCGTGGACGCCTTCGTCCTCTTCCTGCGTCCGGAGGGATTGGAGGACGGCTGGGAGCAGGGGGAGCTGTGGCGTGACGCCGCGCGCATCCCGGGCGTCACGGTGCTGAGAGATCCCGATGGCTCGGAGGCGAAGCACTTCGGCGCGACGACCTCCGGCCATGTCGTGCTCTACGGCGCGGACGGGCACCTTCGCTTCAGCGGGGGCATCACCGTGGCGCGAGGCCACAGGGGTGACAGCCCGGGGCGCGAGGCGCTGGAGCGCGTGCTGCGCGAAGGTGGTGAAGGGGGCGACGCGCCCGTGTATGGCTGCGCGTTGGAGGACCCCCGGACCCGCTGA
- a CDS encoding aldo/keto reductase, whose translation MSLDHYVTLGRSGLRVSPFCLGAMTFGEDLGWGSSVQTSNAIMDRFIERGGNFIDTANAYTFGHSEKIIGDHLGKDPAKRDRVVIATKFFSNLFEKDPNGGGAGRKSVMAACEESLRRLQTDYIDLYWMHAWDANTPIEETMQALDDLVRSGKVRYVGFSDTPAWKVAQAQVMASFRGWAPLVALQIEYSLLERTVEGELIPMARELGMGVTPWSPLRSGVLSGKYTRENAGKQKADRGAWAEASLNEKTYKLIDALQRVAKEQNSTVARVALAWVQSRPGVASTILGARTLEQLDNNLGALDVKLTPDQVKVLDEQSQPTFNFPTAFLQGAPSFMHAGLRVNGVQAPPWPMAPKKGTPRY comes from the coding sequence ATGTCGCTCGACCACTACGTCACCTTGGGCCGCTCCGGCCTGCGCGTCAGCCCCTTCTGCCTGGGAGCCATGACGTTCGGCGAGGACCTGGGCTGGGGCAGCAGCGTGCAGACGTCCAACGCCATCATGGACCGCTTCATCGAGCGCGGTGGCAACTTCATCGACACGGCGAACGCGTACACGTTCGGGCACTCGGAGAAGATCATCGGGGACCACCTGGGCAAGGACCCCGCGAAGCGCGACCGGGTGGTCATCGCCACGAAGTTCTTCTCCAACCTCTTCGAGAAGGATCCAAACGGCGGTGGCGCGGGCCGCAAGTCGGTGATGGCGGCGTGCGAGGAGTCGCTGCGCAGGCTCCAGACGGACTACATCGACCTGTACTGGATGCACGCCTGGGACGCGAACACGCCCATCGAGGAGACGATGCAGGCGCTGGACGACCTGGTGCGCTCCGGCAAGGTCCGCTACGTGGGCTTCTCCGACACGCCCGCGTGGAAGGTGGCGCAAGCGCAGGTGATGGCGTCCTTCCGCGGGTGGGCGCCGCTGGTGGCGTTGCAGATCGAGTACTCGCTGCTGGAGCGCACGGTGGAGGGCGAGCTCATCCCCATGGCGCGGGAGCTGGGGATGGGCGTGACGCCGTGGTCGCCGCTGCGCAGCGGGGTGCTCAGCGGCAAGTACACGCGGGAGAACGCGGGCAAGCAGAAGGCGGACCGGGGCGCGTGGGCGGAGGCGTCGCTCAACGAGAAGACCTACAAGCTCATCGACGCGCTCCAGCGCGTGGCGAAGGAGCAGAACTCGACGGTGGCGCGCGTGGCGCTGGCCTGGGTGCAGAGCCGCCCGGGCGTGGCGTCCACCATCCTGGGAGCGCGCACGCTGGAGCAGCTGGACAACAACCTGGGCGCGCTGGACGTGAAGCTCACGCCCGACCAGGTGAAGGTGCTGGATGAGCAGTCCCAGCCCACGTTCAACTTCCCGACGGCCTTCCTCCAGGGCGCGCCGTCATTCATGCACGCGGGCCTGCGCGTGAACGGCGTCCAGGCCCCGCCCTGGCCCATGGCGCCCAAGAAGGGGACGCCGCGCTACTGA